TCGGGAAAGAAACATGTTCATCAATGAAGATGTGTACTTTGACCTTGACAGCTCAAGCTTAAACGCTGTGGCCCGGACCGTTCTCCAGGAAAAAGCCGAATGGCTGCTTAAAAACAGCCGGACAAAGGTGATCATTGAGGGACATTGCGATGATCGGGGCTCCAATGAATACAACCTGGCCCTGGGCGACAGACGCGCCGAAAGCGTCAAAGCCTTCCTGGTGGATCTCAATGTGGGGCCTGAGCGGATGAGCACCATCTCTTACGGAGAAGAAAGCCCTGTGGATTCCGGAAAAAATGAGGAGGCCTGGGCCAAAAACAGACGCGCCCATTTTACCATTGATTAATTGATTTGACGCGTTTTCATGTTTTTCAGGCCAAACGCCATGACAGGCGGCGACATTCTTATCGCCGCCTGTTTTATTTGGGGGGGGAATGACGGATGAATATGAAAAAAAAACAACCTCGCCCGGCCAGGCTCCTGTTTTTTTCAGCGCTGGCCGCCATCGCCTGCCTTTCCGGCTGCAAGTCGCTTAATCAGCGCATCGAACGTATCGAGACGCTTTCTTTGGCCAATCAAAAAGAGAATCAGGGTCTTAAAACCCTTCTGAATCAGCGCCTCGCCGATTTGAGCCGGGCGGATCAGATCAACGACGATCTTCGGAGAAAGTCCGCCGGGACCCGGGCCGATCTGGCCCAGATCATCGAAAGGGCGAAACGGCTGGCCGGGCGCATGGATGAGCTGGAGCATCATGTCTCCAATGAGCTGAATTCCCAGAGGCTCTCCCTGGAGAGCGCGCTCAGCCGGATGTCGGGCCTGTCCCGGGAGATCGGTCAGGGCCGTGACCGCTTCGATCTTTTTGAGCGCCGGACGCGCGAATTTGAAAAAGAGACGCGCGCGGCGCTGAAGAGACTGAAGACCGTCCGCGCCGCCCCGCCGCCGGTCCGGACGACCCCCCGACCCTCTAAAACGGACGCGCCCAAAACCGGGTCTTTGAAAACGGCGTCTTCCAAGTCAAAAATGAAAGACAAGGCGGTTTACGCGCTGGCCAAAAAAGCCTTTGACAAAGGGGACCTTGAAGCGGCGAAAAAAGGTTTCCTGGATTTTTTGAAAAACCGTCCGAACTCTTACCTGGCCGGGAATTGCCAGTTCTGGCTGGGCGAGATACACTACCGGGAAAAAAAATACGAAAAAGCCATTGTGGCCTACCAGAATGTCCTTGAGAAATATCCCTCCAGCAACAAGGCGTCGTCTTCCCTTTTGAAACAGGGATACGCTTTTATCAAACTCAAGGACAGGCCCAACGCGTTTCTTTTTTTAAATGAAGTCATCCGGAGGTTTCCGGGGTCCCGGGAGGCGAGAATCGCGGAAAAGAAACTCAAAAGCATCCAATGACCCCATGAACCCGGACCGGAAT
The DNA window shown above is from Candidatus Desulfarcum epimagneticum and carries:
- the pal gene encoding Peptidoglycan-associated protein, encoding MRKKFLIGLSLTFIIPGLVMALASCAGKMGDRSSGMSQPAMSQSEEGTMAAEEQPAVAEETAAETDTAVSEREAEADFREATTPTPLTREQIAAMAIRERNMFINEDVYFDLDSSSLNAVARTVLQEKAEWLLKNSRTKVIIEGHCDDRGSNEYNLALGDRRAESVKAFLVDLNVGPERMSTISYGEESPVDSGKNEEAWAKNRRAHFTID
- a CDS encoding putative Cell division coordinator CpoB (Evidence 3 : Putative function from multiple computational evidences), coding for MNMKKKQPRPARLLFFSALAAIACLSGCKSLNQRIERIETLSLANQKENQGLKTLLNQRLADLSRADQINDDLRRKSAGTRADLAQIIERAKRLAGRMDELEHHVSNELNSQRLSLESALSRMSGLSREIGQGRDRFDLFERRTREFEKETRAALKRLKTVRAAPPPVRTTPRPSKTDAPKTGSLKTASSKSKMKDKAVYALAKKAFDKGDLEAAKKGFLDFLKNRPNSYLAGNCQFWLGEIHYREKKYEKAIVAYQNVLEKYPSSNKASSSLLKQGYAFIKLKDRPNAFLFLNEVIRRFPGSREARIAEKKLKSIQ